The nucleotide window GTAGCTGCAGATGACAAACACGCCAGCGTTGCCGTCACAGAGGACAGCGCCACAGCCGATGGTCTTGGTGTCCCTCCACACCAACTGCAGGTATCCCATGCACGACTCACCCGTAGGTGCGGAGCAGGTGTTGGTGGCGTGGTCGTAGTACTGCTTCCCGGACGCCCAATAAATCACTGCGTCCACCGCATTCCATTCGGCCCCAGCGGCCCAAAAAAGGTTCTCTCCGTATGGGCGCACCTCCGGAGAGAGTAGTAGCTGGCAGTCGGCGCGGCGCTTCTCCGCGTACGACTGCGCGTACGCCGCCACTATGGGGTCCCACGTCACTGGCCCCACACCGACGGCGGCGCGCACTTCATTGTGGGCGTTCAGCATGTCATCGGCCCCGTTCTGGGCGGTGACGATCATGGCGGACGCGAGAGCTAAGAGCAGTGCCGCCCCTAGCTTTGGCGAGTACTCCATCGCTAATGATGCCTTAGGAAATGGAGGAAAGATGTGCGTGTGTGTAATGATGGATGAGATTTGCTGTGTCACCGTGAGTTGTGTATTTATACTAGTGCACAAGCTAGCTCGATGGGTTGCTTCTCTAAACACCTAATCTTAGAGTCATTATTATTCTCCTTTCAATAGGTAAACAAGAATATCCACTTTTACGTACTGGGCAAATTCCCATACATGTGCCTGGTCCAAAAATTCAAGCCACTCGGGAAGCGGAGACCTCATCAATTCGAACAAAAAAAATAAGCGGACGCCTCATCGGTTTGAAAAAAGTAACCAACCTGTTGTTGGCTAATATGGTCTGGCGGGCGGTAGGTATGGAAAAAAAAGAATATCCACTTGCCCGGTTGAAAACTTGAAGCCAATCAGTAAACGTAGACCTCACCGGTTTGTAAAAAATAAGCCAAGACCGCACCGGGTCATAAAAATAAGCGCATACCTCATTAATTTGAAAAAAGTAACCAACATGCTATGTCGCCGTGAACGCCGCGTCAGGCCCTGCATTAGTAAAAGCATCGATTCATGGATGCATACAAAAGCAAAGCAATGCATATTACACACGATACGCCACACACAACGACATTCCGAGGAGATGTGGATTAGCTTCTCAAGAGGCAGCCTGTGTAGCAGCAAATCGTGCCCTCTATTTGAAGCAGCAATACGTACGAGATTGAATATACCTATCATGTATGCATCCAATTGAATTAGTTAACGATTTCTCTCAAGTGGAAGAGAAACTGGAGAAACAGAGTTGGGGTCGCTAAACATGATGGGGCGATCCTAGCTTTAGTGATACTAGATGACTTGTTGTGCCAATTGACGAAAATGGCGGAGTTACTCCAGAAGAAATGTATGGTAATCTATTCCCAAGATTATCGACTTCAAAAGTAAGAAAGTTAGATCATCACAATATACATTTTAGGTGGTGAGTTATCGACATATTTATTCCAGGTAAGAATTGAAGCGAATCAGTAAGTGGGTGAGGTCGTACAAAATAAGCGGAGACCTCACGGCGGAGTTACGCCAGAAGAAATGTATGGTAATCTATTCCCAAGATCATTGACGTCAAAAATAAGAAAGATAGATGATGTAATAGACGTTTTAGGTGGTGAATTATGGGCTTATTTAATCCAGGTAACAATTGCAGCCAATCAATAAGTGGAGACCTCGCTGGGTCATAAAAAAAATAAGCGGAGACCTCACCGGATCGTAAAAAATAGGTGGGGACCTCATCGGATTGAAAAAATTAACCAACATGTTTTGTCACCGTGGATGTCTCGTCAGGCCTTGCTATAGAAAATGCATTGATTCATGGATTCATACAAAAGCAAGGCAATGCCTATTACACACGATACGCCACACAATGATTTTCCGAGCAGATGTGGATTAGCTTCTCAAGAGCAGCCTGTGTCATGTAGATCGTGCCCTCTATTTAGCTTCTCAAGAGCAGCCTGTGTCGTAGAAGATCGTGCTCTCTATTTGAAGCAGCAGTATGTACTAGAGTGAATATACCCATCATTTATGCATCCAATTGAATTAATTTACGATTTCGCTCAAGTGGAagtgataagggagaaagagagtgGTGGTCGCCAAATACGATGGGTGATCCAATCTTTTGTAATACTAGGTGACCCGTTGCGCCAATTGGCGCAAATGATGTAGTTATGCCATAAGGAATGTATGGTAATCGATTCCCAAGATCATTGCCTTAAAAAAATAGAAAGCGAGATCATCATAATATATGTTTTAGGAGGTAAAATGTCCACATATTTATTCCATGCAAAAAGTAATAAAAATATTGTGTCACGTTACATGCCTTGAAGTTTGAACACATAGCCATTGTTTATCAATTTCTCTATAGAGGAAGAGGATCACAATAAAAACATATGTGATAATAAAAATGAGAGACATAGGGAATTTGAAAGGATGAAAATAACACTGAGATACTAACATCACTAAGTCCATGGTCGGCAACAACACCTTACATGGAATCTAGTACATAACTTAGACATGTGATATGTTTGTAAGATGCTTTGGCATGGCTCCCCGAGAAGCCAAAGTTTATAGTGTTAAAAGCATGCTCCCGAATCAGCATTAACTTGTACAAAATATAGGTATTGTCACAACCAGCATGCTCCCAAATCAGCATTAACTTGTAAAAAAATATAGGTATTGTCACAACCAGCATGTTGTCGAATCAGCATTAACTTGTACAAAATATAGGTATTGTCGCAACCAGCACCACAGGTCACAACATCACGGATTCCGAGTGTCAAAACACGGATACTCGATAAAGAGGAATGTATATTGAGTCTTTTAAAAAATGCTTAGAAAACAAGAAGATACTTGGTGAAAGCCAGTGTATGCCAAGTATTCCTAGAACACACTTGGCAAAGATCATATACTCGTCAATGAACCTAAAAAACACTCAGGAAACCTCCAAACATGCCAAAGATGATGGCCACTTCCATGTATTCAGCTGAGAGAGAACAGAAGAATCTTTGACACCAAAAGCAAGAAAAAAATGTCGTATCGAAATATCCATATGCGAGGCACACCTCAACGAGAAAGCGGCAAACTTCAGCACAAAGTACTATAATGACATTCTTCCCACTCGGTATAATCCCGTGGCTCGTTACAGTGCCGTCAACCCTGAAGAACTACCCCAGCTTAGCATTTTCACATGGCTGGGTGGAAGATCAAGTGGTCCAAATTTCAAGTCAATCCAACATATGAAGATGGAAGATATTATGTCGTATATACTGAAGAACATGACAGATATAACACCATACATAAATTAAGTGCTCACTATTTTTTTTTGCACACATTCCTACCCCAGTTTTTGTAACTCTTGTTCTTCTCATTGCCATAGATTCTAGCGTAATACCTGAAAATGGAGAAGGCACCTTACCGACAAAGAATCTTAGGACCTTTTTAAAGAGGGTGGGGAAGTAGGCGGCGGTTGCATTTGCTAGTTCTCCACAAAATTACTTATCTATCTGTCATGGCTCCTAGTGAAAGCCATTTCAAGTTGACCTTACATTGAACTAATACACAAAGCTTTTCCTGTTAAACATGTAGGCAAGAACCGACATGGAAGCGAGTCGTGAATTGAGGCAAGTTTCCAAAGGCTATAACTATTCTGTCAAGACATTTGATTCTTATGGTGTGAATGGATATTGCTTACATAAAGATTTCATGATGAATCATTTATAATCTTCGTTGGCATGGTTCTTCTTTGATTCTTTCCATCTACCCCTCATCAAGATTCAACCCCAAGCCTCACTTGTACTATTGTACATGGTATTCGCTATATGTGTTGTTTAACAAAAATCGATTCAGACATACTCAATGTAAACATATAAGAAGACAATCTAGGACTCGTCAAGGTTATGTACCTAGCCTTATTTATACATAATTTTTATAAATATATATTTATGGATTCAACTATagcaattgtaaaatatgaaaaaaat belongs to Triticum dicoccoides isolate Atlit2015 ecotype Zavitan unplaced genomic scaffold, WEW_v2.0 scaffold97796, whole genome shotgun sequence and includes:
- the LOC119348614 gene encoding pathogenesis-related protein 1-like; its protein translation is MEYSPKLGAALLLALASAMIVTAQNGADDMLNAHNEVRAAVGVGPVTWDPIVAAYAQSYAEKRRADCQLLLSPEVRPYGENLFWAAGAEWNAVDAVIYWASGKQYYDHATNTCSAPTGESCMGYLQLVWRDTKTIGCGAVLCDGNAGVFVICSYSPPPVLGQIPY